A genomic region of Papaver somniferum cultivar HN1 chromosome 7, ASM357369v1, whole genome shotgun sequence contains the following coding sequences:
- the LOC113296922 gene encoding probable serine/threonine-protein kinase WNK6, whose protein sequence is MMDLTESIDEDNRDDPPDPDVVETDPSGRYIRYREILGRGAFKTVYKGFDEVDGIEVAWNQVRIGEVIHSDQDLERLYAEVNILKTVKDNNIIKLYNSWVDHEKKTVNIITELFTSGSLRQYRIKHKKVDMKAVKGWARQILKGLTYLHSHNPPIIHRDLKCDNIFINGNHGQVKIGDLGLATVMEQASQQSILGTPEFMAPELYDEDYNELADIYSFGMCMLEMITSEYPYSECANYAQIYKKVVNRIMPAALSKVKDPQTKQFIEKCLGPVAERLPAKELLNDPFLQLEDCAAYCPVQLSGGVTAEKETYAEQCVISEDRTITRQVSAMDLDSVDEAVITILQNRFSGGSHLMSLEVRRVIRGNEFRLQGERFDENSVSLNLKIADKKERIHFMFFLKSDTALSVASEMVVHLELAAQNVLFIAELIDVSILNLIPNWKPCVPIDHLVTRNANQFSQLAEPKQKDSSFGSFYNKFEATNISSHAPSVDSIASHEASGTKKVDEIIAHADYGTRNKAAVEDRDSDMSMVSGTSSEGNYDNYNINTCACADLGFMEYNGCEVNDGIVIDNLSEVEAGVKNSSVDVSNGSSVNDNDETGVDEETRLALEMIELQYKQAMEEISRKRDEAIMMLKNRVSQKKMVTGY, encoded by the exons ATGATGGATTTGACTGAATCAATTGATGAAGACAATCGTGATGATCCTCCTGATCCTGATGTTGTTGAAACAGATCCTTCTGGTCGTTATATTAGG TATAGAGAGATTCTTGGTAGAGGAGCTTTCAAAACAGT TTACAAGGGATTCGATGAAGTTGATGGAATTGAAGTGGCTTGGAATCAAGTTAGGATTGGTGAAGTTATTCACAGTGATCAGGATTTGGAAAGGCTGTATGCTGAAGTAAATATCTTAAAAACTGTGAAAGATaataacataatcaaactctacaACTCTTGGGTAGATCATGAAAAGAAGACGGTTAACATAATTACTGAATTGTTTACCTCGGGTAGCTTGAGACA ATACCGCATTAAACACAAGAAGGTTGACATGAAGGCCGTGAAAGGATGGGCAAGACAGATACTGAAGGGGTTGACCTACCTTCATAGTCACAATCCTCCTATCATACATAGGGACTTGAAGTGTGATAACATCTTTATCAATGGTAATCACGGCCAAGTTAAAATTGGGGACCTGGGCTTAGCCACTGTCATGGAACAAGCTAGTCAACAAAGCATTCTCG GTACTCCAGAGTTTATGGCACCTGAACTCTACGATGAGGATTACAATGAATTGGCTGATATATACTCTTTTGGCATGTGCATGCTAGAGATGATCACCTCTGAATACCCTTATAGCGAATGCGCAAACTATGCTCAGATATATAAGAAAGTCGTAAAT CGAATCATGCCAGCCGCCCTTTCAAAGGTTAAAGACCCACAAACAAAGCAGTTTATAGAGAAGTGTTTAGGCCCAGTAGCTGAAAGATTGCCAGCTAAGGAACTTTTGAACGACCCTTTTCTCCAATTAGAAGATTGTGCTGCTTATTGCCCTGTACAGTTATCTGGTGGTGTGACAGCCGAAAAGGAAACCTATGCAGAACAATGCGTGATATCGGAAGACCGAACTATTACAAGGCAGGTTTCCGCCATGGATCTTGATTCTGTTGATGAGGCTGTCATCACTATTCTCCAGAATAGATTTTCCGGTGGATCCCATCTTATGTCTCTTGAGGTCCGAAGGGTAATAAGAGGCAATGAATTCAGGTTACAAGGGGAAAGATTCGATGAAAATTCTGTATCATTAAACTTAAAGATTGCTGATAAAAAAG AGCGTATACATTTCATGTTTTTCCTCAAAAGCGATACAGCCCTTTCAGTTGCAAGTGAAATGGTTGTGCACCTAGAGCTGGCAGCTCAGAATGTCCTGTTCATCGCAGAGTTGATTGATGTGTCGATACTGAACTTGATACCAAACTGGAAACCTTGTGTTCCAATTGATCACCTGGTAACTAGGAATGCAAATCAGTTCTCACAATTGGCGGAGCCCAAGCAAAAAGATAGCTCTTTTGGATCTTTCTACAACAAATTCGAAGCCACAAACATATCCAGTCATGCTCCAAGTGTTGATTCTATTGCCAGTCATGAAGCTTCTGGCACAAAAAAGGTTGACGAGATTATAGCACATGCTGATTATGGGACGAGAAATAAAGCTGCTGTAGAAGACCGAGATTCTGATATGTCGATGGTTTCTGGAACATCTTCTGAAGGAAACTACGATAACTATAACATCAATACATGTGCTTGTGCCGATTTAGGATTCATGGAGTACAATGGGTGTGAAGTTAATGATGGAATAGTTATAGACAACCTATCTGAAGTTGAAGCAGGTGTCAAAAATTCTTCTGTCGATGTGAGTAACGGTTCTTCTGTAAATGATAATGACGAAACTGGTGTGGATGAAGAGACTAGACTGGCGTTGGAGATGATTGAGTTACAGTACAAGCAAGCTATGGAGGaaatctcaaggaaaagggaTGAAGCTATCATGATGCTTAAAAACCGGGTATCACAAAAGAAGATGGTTACAGGTTACTAG